The Pseudonocardia broussonetiae DNA segment CATCCCGCTCGCGATCGACCACCTGCGCTACTTCGCCGGTGCGATCCGCGCGCAGGAGGGCGGCATCTCGCAGATCGACCAGGACACCGTCGCGTACCACTTCCACGAGCCGCTGGGCGTCGTCGGGCAGATCATCCCGTGGAACTTCCCGATCCTCATGGCGATCTGGAAGCTGGCCCCCGCGCTCGCCGCGGGCAACTGCGTCGTCCTCAAGCCCGCCGAGCAGACCCCGGCGTCGATCCACGTGCTCAACGAGCTGATCGCGGACCTGCTGCCCGCGGGCGTGCTGAACATCGTCAACGGCTTCGGCGTGGAGGCCGGCAAGCCGCTGGCCTCCAACAGGCGCATCCGCAAGATCGCCTTCACCGGGGAGACCACCACCGGCCGGCTGATCATGCAGTACGCGTCGGAGAACCTGATCCCGGTGACGCTGGAGCTGGGCGGCAAGAGCCCCAACGTCTTCTTCGACGACATCGCGTCGCAGAACGACGGCTTCTACGACAAGTGCCTCGAGGGCTTCGCGATGTTCGCCCTCAACCAGGGCGAGGTCTGCACCTGCCCCTCGCGCGCGCTGATCCAGGGCGGCATCTACACCGACTTCCTCCAGGACGCGGTCAAGCGCACCGAGCAGATCAAGCAGGGGAACCCGCTCGACACCGACACGATGATCGGCGCGCAGGCCTCGAACGACCAGCTCGAGAAGATCCTCTCCTACATCGACATCGGCCGGCAGGAGGGCGCCAAGCTCCTCACCGGCGGCGAGCGCGCCGACCTCGGCGGCGACCTCTCGGGCGGCTACTACGTCCAGCCGACGGTCTTCGAGGGCGACAACTCGATGCGCGTCTTCCAGGAGGAGATCTTCGGGCCGGTCGTGTCGGT contains these protein-coding regions:
- a CDS encoding aldehyde dehydrogenase family protein encodes the protein MTQYAAPGTEGSVVSFKSRYENFIGGEYVVPVQGQYFENPTPITGQVFTEVARSTHEDVELALDAAWGAADAWGRTSVTERANILNAMADRIEANLELIAIAESWENGKACRETLAADIPLAIDHLRYFAGAIRAQEGGISQIDQDTVAYHFHEPLGVVGQIIPWNFPILMAIWKLAPALAAGNCVVLKPAEQTPASIHVLNELIADLLPAGVLNIVNGFGVEAGKPLASNRRIRKIAFTGETTTGRLIMQYASENLIPVTLELGGKSPNVFFDDIASQNDGFYDKCLEGFAMFALNQGEVCTCPSRALIQGGIYTDFLQDAVKRTEQIKQGNPLDTDTMIGAQASNDQLEKILSYIDIGRQEGAKLLTGGERADLGGDLSGGYYVQPTVFEGDNSMRVFQEEIFGPVVSVARFSDYDDAIRTANDTLYGLGAAVWSRDGSTAYRAGRDIQAGRVWVNNYHAYPAHSAFGGYKQSGVGRENHKMMLDHYQNTKNLLVSYSQNAQGFF